The following are encoded together in the Bacillus sp. V2I10 genome:
- the cyoE gene encoding heme o synthase: MPDSRTLSETHLSGHRLEEIHETTALKDFLSLIKMGIVNSNMITTFTGLWLALHFTGQSFLQNIDSVLFVLLGSALIIAGSCAINNFYDRDIDHIMERTKMRPTVTGKMNPIQALWIGILLLTFGFILLLMTTVTATLIGLIGVITYVFLYTMWTKRHYTLNTVVGSVSGAVPPLIGWAAIDADLSVIAWVLFMIMFIWQPPHFLALAMKRVEEYRAAGIPMLPVVHGFAITKRQMMVWVICLLPLPFYLFQLGVPFIILATALNIGWLVLALSGMKMKDDLKWAKWMFIYSLNYLTILFVAMVLFTIN; encoded by the coding sequence GTGCCTGATTCAAGGACCTTATCAGAAACACATCTGAGCGGACACCGCCTGGAAGAAATCCATGAAACGACAGCTCTTAAAGATTTCTTAAGTCTCATTAAAATGGGAATTGTCAATTCTAACATGATTACTACCTTCACGGGACTGTGGCTTGCCTTGCATTTTACAGGACAAAGTTTCCTGCAGAATATAGATAGTGTTTTATTTGTTTTACTTGGTTCAGCTTTAATTATTGCTGGTTCATGTGCCATTAATAACTTTTACGACCGTGATATTGATCATATCATGGAAAGAACAAAAATGAGACCGACAGTTACAGGAAAAATGAACCCAATTCAGGCATTGTGGATTGGTATTTTATTGCTTACGTTCGGCTTTATTCTTCTGCTGATGACAACTGTAACAGCCACGTTAATCGGGTTGATCGGCGTAATTACATACGTCTTTTTATATACAATGTGGACTAAACGCCACTATACACTGAACACTGTTGTAGGCAGTGTATCCGGTGCGGTTCCGCCGCTTATCGGCTGGGCTGCAATCGATGCTGACCTGAGTGTGATTGCTTGGGTATTGTTTATGATTATGTTCATATGGCAGCCTCCGCATTTTCTTGCACTTGCAATGAAAAGAGTGGAAGAATACCGTGCTGCAGGCATTCCTATGCTGCCGGTCGTTCATGGTTTTGCCATTACAAAAAGGCAAATGATGGTTTGGGTGATCTGTCTCCTGCCTTTGCCGTTTTACTTATTTCAGCTCGGGGTTCCTTTCATTATTCTTGCAACTGCACTGAACATCGGGTGGCTTGTGCTTGCTTTATCTGGCATGAAGATGAAGGATGATCTGAAGTGGGCAAAGTGGATGTTTATTTATTCACTGAATTACTTAACGATCCTTTTTGTGGCGATGGTACTTTTCACGATCAACTAA
- the eis gene encoding enhanced intracellular survival protein Eis: MIRKAEETDYEEVVRLSQYSFKNDRTEISRFPKEMILGDFDNERLIAKVHILDLDIYFSGKKVKMGGLSSISFLPEERRKQKMDRLLFEALLRMKNQGCSISYLNPFSIPFYRKFGWELISNEKKWTMNKEGHHLRTFGGSSNVKELSQDLALPFLQTVYDRFSKENNGMIIRSEEWWKNEILKENHFVYLHFLKDGSADGYMIYRLENHNLYVDECIALNDAAKKSLWTCICQKELRYEQLIWRTFEQDHFSFFLKNPFILSEVKPTIMGRIVDVESFLKQYIFEPHEKPLFLHIHDSFADWNSGTYLIKKDEITHFQKSSAGSVCTHPPKRGLQLDIATLTAVLFGYMKPASLYDAGLIKGPNEDLHLLVQMIPSKKSMCMDRI, encoded by the coding sequence ATGATTCGTAAAGCAGAAGAGACCGATTATGAAGAGGTTGTCCGTTTATCACAATACTCATTTAAGAATGATCGGACAGAAATAAGCCGCTTCCCGAAGGAAATGATATTGGGTGACTTTGACAATGAGAGGCTTATTGCTAAAGTCCACATTCTGGATCTTGATATCTATTTTTCAGGGAAAAAAGTAAAGATGGGAGGGCTGTCATCTATTTCTTTTTTGCCGGAAGAGCGGCGCAAGCAAAAAATGGACAGGCTTCTTTTTGAAGCTTTACTCAGGATGAAGAATCAAGGCTGTTCCATTTCGTATCTGAATCCCTTTTCCATCCCTTTTTACAGAAAATTCGGATGGGAATTGATATCAAATGAAAAAAAATGGACGATGAACAAGGAAGGTCACCACCTTCGTACATTTGGCGGAAGCAGCAATGTTAAAGAACTTAGCCAGGATCTCGCTTTGCCGTTCCTGCAAACGGTTTATGACCGTTTCAGCAAAGAAAATAACGGTATGATCATCAGATCGGAAGAATGGTGGAAAAATGAAATATTAAAAGAAAATCATTTTGTTTACCTTCACTTTCTTAAGGATGGCAGCGCTGATGGGTATATGATTTATAGGCTTGAAAATCATAATCTGTATGTAGATGAGTGTATCGCCCTTAACGATGCAGCCAAAAAATCACTTTGGACTTGTATCTGTCAGAAGGAATTAAGATATGAGCAGCTGATTTGGCGTACATTCGAGCAGGATCACTTTTCTTTTTTTCTGAAAAATCCTTTCATTCTATCAGAGGTTAAGCCCACGATAATGGGGAGAATTGTGGATGTCGAATCTTTTTTAAAGCAATACATATTTGAGCCTCATGAGAAGCCGCTTTTTTTGCACATCCATGATTCCTTTGCAGACTGGAACAGCGGAACGTATCTTATAAAAAAAGACGAGATCACTCATTTTCAGAAGTCTTCTGCAGGAAGCGTCTGTACACACCCTCCCAAACGCGGCCTTCAGCTGGATATAGCCACATTAACAGCCGTTCTATTCGGATACATGAAACCTGCCTCTCTCTATGATGCAGGTCTTATTAAAGGACCAAATGAAGATCTGCATTTGCTTGTGCAAATGATTCCATCAAAAAAATCCATGTGCATGGATCGCATTTGA
- a CDS encoding GNAT family N-acetyltransferase, with amino-acid sequence MIEIVTERLLIIPCSLDIAKSLVFHRNELESRSPIGIPVTWPSIAVKGMLPLYIERLERNEKEYGWGLWLIILYHEKRIVGDLFIQGMPDEHGCVELCYNIHEVDDEESLTYEAIDAVIEWLTSEKSVKQISMECIDHNKKSIRLFEKLGMICTKKEDVFLSWELKKKA; translated from the coding sequence ATGATTGAAATTGTAACAGAACGGCTGCTCATTATCCCTTGCTCTTTGGATATAGCAAAATCCTTAGTCTTTCACCGAAATGAACTGGAAAGCCGCTCCCCAATTGGAATACCTGTTACTTGGCCTTCAATTGCGGTCAAAGGAATGCTCCCGCTCTATATTGAAAGACTTGAGAGAAATGAAAAAGAATATGGCTGGGGACTTTGGCTCATTATTTTATATCATGAAAAGAGAATTGTAGGCGACTTATTCATTCAAGGCATGCCGGATGAGCATGGCTGTGTGGAACTATGCTACAACATACACGAGGTCGATGATGAGGAAAGTTTAACATATGAAGCGATTGATGCAGTTATTGAATGGCTGACAAGTGAAAAATCAGTCAAACAAATCAGCATGGAATGCATCGATCATAATAAAAAATCTATCCGCCTATTTGAGAAGCTTGGCATGATCTGCACCAAAAAAGAGGACGTTTTTTTATCCTGGGAACTTAAAAAGAAAGCATAG
- the coxB gene encoding cytochrome c oxidase subunit II, with protein MEKRLTKLRLVAIFAMLTLVLAGCGEPYLSALQPAGEVADMQYSLMVLSTLIMVIVIAVVTVIFIYVVLKFRQRKGEENKIPEQVEGSHKLEIIWTVIPILLLLVLAVPVVSATFELADVKPMEKKDRKPEDAVVINVRANLYWWEFEYPDAGVITSQDLVVPSDERVYFNLIASDVKHSFWIPSAGGKMDTNTENINQFWLNFDSKRAEKAGEYFYGKCAELCGPSHALMDFKVKTKSREEFDQWIEEMKNAKAVADSDLAKQGEELFQEKSCIGCHAVTPADKRPKEARTAPNLANFGERTRVAGILPHNEENIRNWLKDPEQYKPGNKMTKTYPELNDEELDALTEYLSGLKVETK; from the coding sequence ATGGAAAAGAGGCTGACAAAATTGCGTCTCGTTGCCATTTTTGCAATGTTGACACTTGTCCTAGCCGGCTGTGGTGAACCATATCTTTCCGCTCTTCAACCAGCTGGTGAAGTTGCGGATATGCAGTACTCATTAATGGTGCTGAGTACACTCATCATGGTCATTGTAATCGCAGTCGTAACTGTGATCTTCATTTATGTAGTTCTGAAATTCAGACAGCGCAAAGGTGAGGAAAATAAAATTCCTGAGCAAGTAGAGGGAAGTCATAAACTTGAAATCATTTGGACTGTTATTCCTATTCTTTTACTACTTGTGTTAGCGGTTCCAGTTGTATCTGCAACATTTGAACTCGCAGATGTGAAACCAATGGAAAAGAAGGACCGCAAACCTGAAGATGCAGTTGTTATTAATGTCAGAGCGAATCTTTACTGGTGGGAATTCGAATATCCTGATGCTGGGGTAATCACAAGCCAGGATTTAGTTGTTCCATCAGATGAAAGGGTTTACTTTAATCTGATTGCTTCTGATGTGAAGCATTCATTCTGGATTCCGTCAGCAGGCGGCAAGATGGATACAAACACTGAAAACATAAATCAGTTCTGGCTTAATTTTGACAGCAAACGTGCCGAAAAAGCCGGAGAATATTTTTACGGGAAATGTGCTGAGCTTTGCGGCCCTTCACATGCTTTAATGGATTTTAAAGTGAAAACAAAATCCCGCGAAGAGTTTGATCAATGGATAGAGGAAATGAAAAATGCTAAAGCGGTTGCAGATTCAGATTTAGCTAAACAGGGTGAAGAATTGTTCCAGGAGAAAAGCTGTATCGGCTGTCATGCGGTGACACCTGCTGATAAGCGTCCTAAAGAAGCAAGAACCGCACCTAACTTAGCTAACTTTGGAGAGCGTACCAGAGTAGCGGGCATTCTGCCTCATAATGAAGAAAATATCAGAAACTGGCTGAAAGATCCTGAACAGTACAAACCAGGAAACAAGATGACAAAAACGTATCCTGAACTTAACGATGAGGAACTTGATGCACTTACTGAATACTTAAGCGGCTTAAAAGTCGAAACGAAGTAA
- the ctaF gene encoding cytochrome c oxidase subunit IVB yields MAANQNSGNPKVDLAYRRKKNKEDMKFQVVTFALMIFLTVIAFVAIGYDGIAEWFKIPFILLLAVIQVIFQLYYFMHMSHKGHEVPALFLYSGIGVAFLTVLTFMTIIWW; encoded by the coding sequence ATGGCAGCTAATCAAAATTCAGGAAACCCAAAAGTTGATCTTGCATATCGCCGCAAGAAAAATAAAGAAGATATGAAATTTCAAGTTGTTACATTTGCATTAATGATTTTCCTGACAGTCATTGCATTTGTAGCAATTGGCTATGACGGCATTGCAGAATGGTTTAAAATTCCATTTATTCTTTTGCTTGCTGTTATCCAAGTTATTTTCCAGCTTTATTACTTTATGCATATGAGCCATAAAGGCCATGAAGTGCCTGCGCTCTTCCTTTACTCTGGGATCGGTGTAGCATTTCTGACAGTTCTTACATTCATGACAATTATTTGGTGGTAA
- the ctaD gene encoding cytochrome c oxidase subunit I encodes MSTLTQKKGFGAVLWDYLTTVDHKKIAILYLISGGFFFLVGGLEAMLIRIQLAVPNNDFIAAGLYNEILTMHGTTMIFLAAMPLIFGFMNAVVPIQIGARDVAFPFLNSLGFWLFFFGGLFLNLSWFLNGAPDAGWTNYASLALNSPGHGVDFYLLGLQISGFGTLIAGINFLATIINMRAPGMTYMRMPLFTWTTFVASALILFAFPPLTVGLAIMMFDRVFGTGFFDPAVGGNSIIWEHLFWIFGHPEVYILILPAFGVFSDILPHFSKKRLFGYSSMVFATVLIGFLGFMVWAHHMFTTGLGPIANAIFAVATMAIAVPTGIKIFNWMFTMWGGSIRFTVPMIWSVAFIPTFVMGGVTGIMLAAAPTDYQYHDTYFVVAHFHYVIVGGVIMGLFAGLHYWWPKMFGRMLGEKLGVVTFVLFFTGFHLTFFIQHFLGLMGMPRRIFTFLPGQGLETGNLISTAGAFLMAAGTIVLLYNIVISSIKGEKAAGDAWGDGRNLEWAVSSPAPEYNFKQTPLVRGLDALWVERMEGNNGMTPAEPLGDIHMPNGSILPLIMSFGLFVAAFGLLYHSDYAWADPVIIIGLLITLGCMFLRSIIDDHGYHIHKEDLMNDDNDKGVKA; translated from the coding sequence GTGAGTACGTTAACTCAGAAAAAGGGGTTCGGCGCTGTGCTATGGGACTACTTAACAACAGTAGACCATAAAAAAATCGCCATCCTTTACCTGATTTCCGGCGGCTTCTTCTTCCTCGTAGGTGGATTAGAAGCGATGCTTATCAGAATTCAGCTCGCTGTGCCAAATAACGATTTTATCGCAGCTGGCCTTTACAACGAAATCTTAACTATGCATGGCACGACCATGATTTTCCTGGCAGCCATGCCGCTCATATTTGGTTTTATGAATGCCGTCGTACCGATTCAGATCGGAGCGCGTGACGTTGCATTTCCATTTTTAAACTCATTGGGTTTCTGGCTGTTTTTCTTTGGAGGACTATTCCTGAACCTAAGCTGGTTTTTAAATGGAGCTCCTGATGCAGGCTGGACGAATTATGCTTCACTTGCACTGAACTCGCCTGGACATGGAGTAGATTTCTATTTGCTGGGACTTCAAATATCAGGATTTGGTACATTGATTGCGGGTATTAACTTCCTCGCAACAATTATTAACATGCGTGCACCAGGTATGACTTACATGCGCATGCCGTTGTTCACTTGGACAACATTTGTAGCTTCAGCACTTATCCTATTTGCTTTTCCGCCGCTTACAGTTGGTTTAGCAATTATGATGTTTGACCGTGTATTCGGCACTGGATTCTTTGATCCGGCGGTTGGAGGAAATTCAATTATCTGGGAGCATTTATTCTGGATTTTCGGACATCCTGAGGTTTACATCTTAATTCTTCCGGCTTTCGGGGTTTTCTCGGATATTCTCCCTCATTTCTCGAAAAAGCGATTATTTGGATATTCGTCAATGGTATTTGCTACAGTGTTAATCGGATTCTTAGGGTTCATGGTGTGGGCGCATCACATGTTCACAACTGGTCTTGGACCAATCGCAAATGCGATTTTCGCAGTAGCAACAATGGCCATTGCCGTTCCGACAGGAATTAAGATTTTTAACTGGATGTTTACAATGTGGGGCGGAAGCATTCGCTTTACTGTACCAATGATCTGGTCTGTTGCCTTCATTCCTACGTTCGTTATGGGCGGAGTAACAGGAATCATGCTTGCAGCAGCACCGACAGATTATCAGTATCATGACACCTATTTCGTAGTGGCGCATTTCCACTATGTTATCGTAGGCGGAGTGATTATGGGATTATTCGCAGGCCTGCACTACTGGTGGCCGAAAATGTTCGGCAGAATGCTTGGTGAAAAACTGGGTGTTGTTACATTCGTATTATTCTTTACAGGATTCCATTTAACGTTCTTTATCCAGCATTTCCTTGGATTGATGGGAATGCCGCGACGCATTTTCACATTCCTTCCTGGACAGGGTCTTGAAACGGGGAATCTGATCAGTACGGCTGGGGCATTCTTGATGGCTGCCGGAACAATCGTATTGCTGTACAATATCGTTATTTCTTCTATAAAGGGAGAAAAAGCAGCAGGGGATGCATGGGGAGATGGGCGCAACCTGGAATGGGCTGTATCATCACCTGCACCTGAATATAACTTTAAACAAACACCTCTTGTTCGCGGCCTTGACGCTTTGTGGGTTGAAAGAATGGAAGGAAACAACGGAATGACTCCTGCTGAACCGCTGGGAGACATCCACATGCCTAACGGTTCCATCCTGCCGCTGATTATGTCATTTGGATTGTTTGTTGCAGCATTTGGATTATTGTATCATTCAGATTATGCATGGGCTGATCCGGTTATTATCATCGGACTCTTAATTACACTTGGATGTATGTTCCTTCGTTCAATCATTGATGATCACGGTTATCATATTCACAAAGAAGATTTAATGAATGATGATAACGATAAGGGGGTTAAGGCATAA
- a CDS encoding heme A synthase translates to MQRALKGLGVLTSIVMLLVLLGGALVTKTESGAGCGDSWPLCHGELIPSEITPELVIELSHRVVSGLAGILVLLLAVSSWILIGHKRETKFLAALSFFFLILQALIGAAAVKWGQSDAVLALHFGISLISFASVLLLTLLIFEVDKKFDTGSLIIDKRMKFHMIGIISYCYIVVYTGAFVRHKEASLACPNWPMCSNRPYGLPATLHEWIQMGHRFAAALIFIWVAIAAYKAFKYYKHQKVVYYGWMIAFALISMQVVSGALVVLTGLNLAVALAHALIISCLFGVLSYFILLISRNKINRQAQLNKDNKKVI, encoded by the coding sequence TTGCAGCGAGCATTAAAAGGTTTAGGCGTGCTCACATCTATCGTTATGCTTCTCGTACTCTTAGGAGGAGCTTTAGTTACAAAAACGGAATCTGGAGCAGGATGCGGCGATTCCTGGCCGCTATGTCATGGCGAACTGATTCCGTCAGAGATTACCCCTGAGCTTGTCATTGAACTCAGTCACCGGGTTGTAAGCGGGTTAGCGGGCATTCTCGTCCTTCTTTTAGCTGTTTCATCATGGATTTTGATTGGACATAAACGCGAGACAAAATTTCTTGCTGCTTTATCATTCTTTTTCCTGATTCTGCAGGCATTGATTGGTGCTGCCGCAGTTAAGTGGGGACAGTCCGATGCCGTTCTTGCCCTGCATTTCGGGATATCGCTTATATCATTTGCATCTGTTCTGCTTCTTACATTGCTTATTTTTGAAGTAGATAAAAAGTTTGATACGGGATCCTTGATAATTGATAAAAGAATGAAATTTCATATGATCGGCATTATATCCTACTGCTATATTGTTGTGTATACCGGCGCATTTGTAAGGCATAAAGAAGCAAGTCTTGCATGCCCAAATTGGCCAATGTGCAGCAACAGGCCATATGGTCTTCCGGCCACCCTGCATGAGTGGATTCAAATGGGCCACAGATTTGCGGCCGCATTAATCTTTATCTGGGTTGCAATAGCTGCCTACAAAGCTTTTAAATACTATAAACATCAAAAAGTCGTTTATTATGGCTGGATGATTGCTTTTGCGCTAATTTCTATGCAAGTAGTGTCAGGGGCTCTAGTAGTGCTGACAGGTTTAAATTTGGCTGTCGCCCTAGCCCACGCTTTAATTATCTCTTGTCTTTTCGGGGTTCTCAGCTATTTCATCCTGCTTATAAGCAGAAATAAAATAAACCGGCAGGCTCAATTGAATAAGGATAATAAAAAAGTAATCTAA
- a CDS encoding DUF420 domain-containing protein: MNVPILPTISTAFIVLSAVSVAVGWYLIKLRKIEAHQKAMLTAAVFAVIFFVVYASRTVFVGNTAFGGPDDIKVYYTVFLIFHITLATVGAVFGIITLISGYKNNLSKHRKLGPVTSLIWFFTAITGVAVYYLLYIQYKGGETTSVFKAILGF; the protein is encoded by the coding sequence ATGAATGTACCTATTTTACCTACTATAAGTACAGCCTTTATTGTTTTAAGTGCTGTTTCTGTTGCTGTTGGCTGGTATTTGATTAAGCTGCGCAAAATAGAGGCACATCAGAAGGCAATGCTTACCGCAGCTGTTTTTGCGGTTATCTTTTTTGTCGTGTATGCCTCAAGAACGGTCTTTGTAGGAAACACAGCGTTTGGCGGACCCGATGATATTAAAGTCTATTATACTGTTTTCCTGATTTTTCATATTACTCTAGCTACAGTAGGTGCAGTCTTTGGAATTATCACCTTGATTTCAGGTTATAAAAACAATCTCTCAAAGCACAGAAAATTAGGTCCTGTTACGAGCCTGATCTGGTTTTTCACCGCGATTACCGGGGTGGCTGTCTATTACCTGCTTTATATTCAGTATAAAGGCGGAGAGACGACTTCCGTATTCAAAGCGATTTTAGGTTTTTAA
- the ctaE gene encoding cytochrome c oxidase subunit III — MRVEDKLTAETFPASPEKATLEGKNKFLGFWLFLGGETVLFASLFATFLALRDSNNGGATTQEMFELPLVFAATMLLLTSSLTSVYAMYHMKNFDFKKMQLWMGITVLLGAGFLALEIYEFNHYIHHFEFTITSSALGSAFYTLVGTHGAHVAFGLLWITTLMVRNAKRGLNLYNAPKYYVASLYWHFIDVVWVFIFTVVYLMGMVG; from the coding sequence ATGCGTGTTGAGGATAAATTAACAGCTGAAACGTTCCCTGCCTCACCTGAAAAGGCGACCCTTGAAGGCAAAAATAAATTTTTAGGCTTCTGGCTTTTCCTTGGAGGAGAGACCGTCCTGTTCGCTTCTCTGTTTGCAACGTTTTTAGCTTTAAGAGATTCAAACAACGGCGGTGCGACTACACAGGAAATGTTTGAACTTCCGCTTGTTTTTGCAGCAACTATGCTTCTTTTGACAAGTTCTCTGACAAGTGTTTACGCCATGTACCACATGAAGAACTTTGATTTCAAAAAAATGCAGCTCTGGATGGGAATTACCGTTCTATTAGGAGCAGGATTCCTGGCTCTTGAGATTTATGAATTCAATCATTATATTCATCATTTTGAATTTACTATTACAAGCAGTGCTCTTGGATCCGCTTTTTACACGCTGGTCGGAACACATGGCGCCCACGTTGCATTTGGTTTACTTTGGATCACTACTTTGATGGTACGCAATGCAAAAAGAGGATTGAATTTATACAACGCGCCTAAATATTACGTTGCAAGTTTATACTGGCATTTTATCGACGTTGTATGGGTGTTCATCTTTACAGTTGTATACTTAATGGGAATGGTGGGATAA
- the ctaG gene encoding cytochrome c oxidase assembly factor CtaG has protein sequence MFGFRAMWSPYFFLFVAVILGVYFLLIGPLRNRFHDSQPVPFKQKALFAGSMILLYAVKGSPLDLMGHIMFSAHMTQMALLYLLIPPLMIYGIPLWMWRAMIYRRGVKQIVSFLSKPLIALIVFNGVFSIYHIPLVFDVVKTDHIIHASVTIFIFIAAMLMWWPLLNELPEWRELGGIKKIGYIFANGMLLTPACALIIFADTSLYSTYSDPSAWVTALELCVPASMLSGLNLTGPEMFNTLPLVEDQQLGGIMMKIIQEFVYGTLLGIIFFKWARQERERDDLEERKRFTPQPIK, from the coding sequence ATGTTTGGTTTTAGAGCAATGTGGAGCCCTTATTTTTTCCTGTTTGTTGCGGTCATTCTTGGCGTTTATTTTCTATTAATCGGACCTCTTCGAAATCGATTTCATGATAGCCAGCCTGTCCCGTTCAAACAGAAGGCGCTTTTTGCAGGCAGCATGATCCTTTTATATGCTGTAAAAGGCAGTCCGCTGGATCTAATGGGACATATAATGTTCAGTGCACATATGACACAAATGGCCCTTTTATATTTGCTGATTCCGCCTCTGATGATCTATGGCATTCCGCTCTGGATGTGGAGAGCAATGATTTACAGACGGGGCGTAAAGCAAATCGTATCATTTTTGTCTAAGCCGCTGATCGCTTTAATTGTTTTTAACGGTGTTTTCTCAATCTATCATATTCCGCTTGTCTTTGATGTTGTGAAGACAGATCATATCATCCATGCGTCAGTAACGATTTTTATTTTTATTGCGGCGATGCTGATGTGGTGGCCATTGTTGAATGAACTGCCTGAATGGAGAGAGCTTGGCGGAATTAAAAAAATCGGATACATATTCGCCAATGGAATGCTGTTGACACCGGCTTGTGCCCTTATCATATTTGCTGATACTTCTCTTTATTCTACCTATTCAGATCCAAGTGCATGGGTCACCGCCCTTGAACTTTGTGTGCCGGCAAGTATGCTGTCAGGTTTGAATTTAACAGGTCCGGAAATGTTCAATACATTGCCTCTTGTTGAAGATCAGCAGCTTGGAGGCATCATGATGAAAATTATCCAGGAGTTTGTTTATGGAACTCTGCTCGGAATTATTTTCTTTAAATGGGCCCGTCAGGAGAGAGAGCGCGATGATCTTGAAGAAAGAAAGAGATTTACTCCGCAGCCGATTAAGTAA